In a genomic window of Octopus sinensis linkage group LG16, ASM634580v1, whole genome shotgun sequence:
- the LOC115220356 gene encoding 3-oxoacyl-[acyl-carrier-protein] reductase FabG has protein sequence MKSIRVFLSTLEAHVLRGGNSNRTFLTNMAMCNLAGKVALITGASSGIGAATAALFSKLGAQLAITGRKENNLQKTGDQCQIHGAKPLLLTADLSKEDNTKKVLDSTIAHFKKLDILVNCAGIIEFGNIENTSLEQYDRVFNINVRSIYHLTMLAVPHLVATKGNIVNVSSVNGLRSFPGVLSYNMSKSALDQMTQCTALELAPKQVRVNSVNPGVIVTELQKRGGISDEAYITFLERCKQTHALGRPGQVDEVASAIAFLASDASSFITGALLPVDGGRHAMCPR, from the exons ATGAAATCGATCCGAGTGTTTTTGTCCACCCTGGAAGCGCACGTGTTAAGGGGAGGTAACTCTAACAGGACATTTCTCACCAACATGGCGATGTGTAACCTGGCTGGCAAGGTGGCCCTAATTACAG GCGCCAGTTCCGGTATTGGTGCTGCCACGGCTGCATTATTTTCCAAACTTGGGGCACAGCTTGCCATTACTGGTCGAAAGGAAAATAACTTGCAAAAGACAGGAGACCAGTGCCAAATACATGGAgcaaag CCATTGTTGTTGACTGCTGACCTTAGTAAAGAAGACAACACAAAGAAGGTTCTAGATTCCACTATTGCCCATTTCAAGAAACTTGATATTCTG GTCAACTGTGCTGGAATTATAGAATTTGGAAATATAGAGAATACCTCCTTGGAACAATATGACCGAGTTTTCAATATCAACGTCAG GTCTATATATCATTTGACTATGTTGGCTGTACCACATCTGGTTGCTACCAAAGGAAATATTGTCAATGTATCAAGTGTTAATGGACTAAGATCT TTTCCAGGAGTTCTGTCATATAACATGTCCAAGAGTGCCTTAGACCAGATGACACAGTGTACAGCTTTAG AATTGGCACCAAAACAAGTCAGGGTTAACAGTGTCAA TCCTGGAGTAATCGTTACGGAATTACAGAAAAGAGGTGGAATAAGTGATGAAGCCTACATCACT tttctggaAAGATGCAAACAGACACATGCCCTTGGACGTCCTGGACAAGTTGACGAAGTTGCCTCTGCCATCGCCTTCTTAGCATCAGATGCCAGTTCCTTCATCACAGGTGCATTGCTGCCAGTTGACGGGGGACGACATGCCATGTGTCCACGATAA
- the LOC118766498 gene encoding uncharacterized protein LOC118766498, translating into MVDNKALCSPAVEAGSNPILRHISPISSETCSCLPFMKLNKGTTTFGRHPNNDFLIDSSTLKNFISRWHCKIEPFYSAEGKITYRIFDCSLNGTFVNDFRISKEGCVLKNGDKIIFGHLNGSNIKAGSFAPQKNSMFQYAFQDGDNLLHLPKTKNFKYTWSSPCCKKGKKCSAVYKKKLTKYCSPKVKKITSFSKDFKSEQLTKKNHSSPAKSKMTDSSEDTSSQIQQQKISIQRSTDLVFGKYCDSSDNSEGSDTSLLDKVKLSVESFGAIDSDVLDSSDSPNKGF; encoded by the coding sequence ATGGTGGACAACAAGGCTTTGTGTTCTCCAGCGGTGGAAGCTGGATCGAATCCTATACTTCGTCATATTTCACCTATTAGTAGTGAGACTTGCTCTTGTCTTCCTTTTATGAAATTAAACAAAGGTACGACAACATTTGGTCGCCATCCCAATAATGATTTCCTAATTGATTCTTCGACCTTGaaaaactttatttcacgctggCACTGTAAGATCGAACCTTTCTATTCGGCTGAGGGAAAAATTACTTATCGAATATTCGACTGCAGTTTAAACGGTACTTTCGTTAACGACTTCAGAATAAGCAAGGAAGGCTGTGTCTTAAAGAATGGCGACAAAATAATATTCGGACATCTGAACGGTTCCAACATCAAAGCTGGTAGTTTCGCTCCgcaaaaaaattcaatgtttCAATACGCGTTTCAAGATGGTGATAATCTGTTACATTTACCAAAGaccaaaaatttcaaatatacttGGTCCAGCCCATGTTGCAAAAAGGGTAAGAAATGTTCTGCGGTGTATAAGAAAAAACTGACAAAATATTGCTCCCCCAAAGTGAAAAAGATAACGTCTTTCAGTAAAGATTTTAAGAGTGAGCAATTAACAAAGAAGAACCATTCTTCTCCAGCAAAAAGCAAAATGACAGATTCTTCTGAAGATACTTCCAGTCAGATACAACAGCAGAAGATATCGATACAGCGATCAACTGACTTAGTGTTTGGGAAGTACTGCGACAGCAGTGATAATAGTGAGGGCAGTGATACAAGTTTGTTGGACAAAGTGAAGTTGTCTGTGGAGAGTTTTGGTGCTATTGACAGTGATGTGTTAGACTCGAGTGATAGTCCCAACAAGGGTTTCTAG